The following coding sequences are from one Triticum dicoccoides isolate Atlit2015 ecotype Zavitan chromosome 4A, WEW_v2.0, whole genome shotgun sequence window:
- the LOC119289732 gene encoding cationic peroxidase SPC4-like → MARAPPLAAVVVAVAVVVASSLGHGASAAEPPVARGLSFDFYRRTCRRAESIVRGFVQDAVRKDIGLAAGLLRLHFHDCFVQGCDASVLLDGSATGPGEQQAPPNLTLRPSAFKAVNDVRDQLERECHGAVVSCADILALAARDSVVVSGGPDYHVPLGRRDSRRFASRQDVLSDLPAPSSNVPSLLALLRPLGLDATDLVTISGGHTIGQAHCSSFEDRLFPRPDPTINPPFLARLKGTCPAKGTDRRTVLDVRTPNVFDNQYYVDLVNREGLFVSDQDLFTNDITRPIVERFARSQRDFFEQFGVSMGKMGQMRVRTSDLGEVRRNCSARNPGPAAADELQWPSLVQTIVDAAAERLG, encoded by the coding sequence ATGGCTCGTGCTCCTCCGCTAGCAGCAGTGGTAGTGGCGGTGGCTGTGGTAGTGGCCAGCTCGCTTGGGCATGGGGCTTCTGCGGCCGAGCCTCCGGTGGCACGTGGCCTGTCGTTCGACTTCTACCGGCGGACCTGCCGGCGGGCGGAGTCCATCGTGCGGGGCTTCGTCCAGGACGCCGTTCGCAAGGACATCGGACTCGCCGCGGGCCTCCTCCGCCTCCACTTCCACGACTGCTTCGTGCAGGGCTGCGACGCCTCCGTGCTCCTCGACGGCTCGGCCACGGGGCCGGGAGAGCAGCAGGCGCCGCCCAACCTCACGCTCCGCCCATCTGCCTTCAAGGCCGTCAACGACGTCCGGGACCAGCTGGAGCGCGAGTGCCACGGCGCCGTCGTCTCCTGTGCCGACATCCTCGCGCTCGCCGCCCGCGACTCCGTGGTCGTCTCTGGAGGGCCCGACTACCACGTGCCGCTCGGCCGCCGCGACAGCCGCCGCTTCGCCTCACGGCAGGACGTGCTGTCTGACCTGCCGGCGCCCTCCTCGAACGTGCCGTCGCTGCTCGCCCTGCTCCGGCCCCTCGGCCTCGACGCCACCGACCTCGTCACAATCTCCGGCGGCCACACCATCGGGCAGGCGCACTGCTCCTCCTTCGAGGACCGCCTCTTCCCGCGCCCCGACCCCACCATCAACCCCCCCTTCCTCGCCAGACTGAAGGGGACGTGCCCTGCCAAGGGCACCGACCGCCGCACCGTGCTGGACGTGCGCACGCCCAACGTGTTCGACAACCAGTACTATGTCGACCTGGTGAACCGGGAGGGGCTCTTCGTCTCCGATCAGGACCTCTTCACCAACGACATCACCCGGCCCATCGTCGAGCGTTTTGCGCGGAGCCAGCGAGACTTCTTCGAGCAGTTCGGCGTGTCCATGGGCAAGATGGGCCAGATGAGGGTGCGCACCAGCGACCTGGGAGAGGTCCGACGGAACTGCTCCGCCCGCAAccccggccccgccgccgccgacgagctccagtGGCCGTCCCTTGTGCAGACCATCGTCGATGCAGCCGCAGAAAGGCTTGGCTAG